In Bdellovibrio sp. GT3, one genomic interval encodes:
- a CDS encoding purine-nucleoside phosphorylase: MVLNKLQESISFIRSKTSAKPKVGVVLGSGLGAFVQDVEIETTIPYKDIPHFSPPTVEGHSGNLIFGKVNGQSIVILQGRNHYYEGHSMESVVFPTRTLAMLGIEALILTNSAGGFGESMQAGDFMIIEDHINLMGTNPLMGPNIKELGPRFPDMTEAYDKRLITIMEQVLQKQGTRYHKGVYCGVSGPTYETPAEVRYLKLIGGKAVGMSTVPETIAANHLGLRVAALSCITNLAAGISSQKLSHGEVTETANRVESQFTSFLKEFITNI, from the coding sequence TTGGTACTCAATAAACTTCAAGAATCGATCAGCTTCATCCGTTCAAAAACTTCGGCGAAACCGAAGGTCGGTGTCGTTTTAGGTTCTGGTTTAGGTGCCTTTGTTCAGGATGTGGAAATTGAAACAACAATTCCCTACAAAGACATCCCGCACTTCTCCCCTCCAACAGTTGAAGGCCATTCCGGAAATTTGATTTTCGGTAAAGTAAACGGCCAATCCATCGTGATTTTGCAAGGTCGCAATCACTATTACGAAGGACACAGCATGGAAAGTGTTGTGTTCCCGACTAGAACACTTGCGATGCTGGGAATTGAAGCTTTGATTTTGACCAACTCCGCGGGCGGTTTTGGCGAAAGCATGCAGGCTGGCGACTTCATGATCATCGAGGATCACATCAACTTGATGGGCACAAATCCTTTGATGGGACCCAACATCAAGGAACTTGGACCTCGCTTCCCGGATATGACTGAAGCTTACGACAAGCGCCTGATCACAATCATGGAACAAGTTCTTCAAAAACAAGGCACTCGTTATCACAAGGGTGTTTACTGTGGCGTAAGTGGTCCCACTTATGAAACCCCAGCTGAAGTTAGATATTTGAAATTGATCGGCGGAAAAGCTGTCGGCATGAGCACCGTGCCAGAAACTATTGCAGCAAACCATCTGGGTCTGCGCGTGGCGGCTCTTAGCTGCATCACGAATTTGGCTGCTGGAATTTCATCTCAAAAACTTTCACATGGTGAAGTAACAGAGACTGCGAACCGCGTGGAATCCCAATTCACTTCTTTCCTTAAAGAATTTATCACCAACATCTAG
- a CDS encoding S8 family peptidase, giving the protein MDSAACMGQAIQSKFIVQWEDGRFTVESGKDAESFKKEFIEPKLNDIRQVEFDRRIQVESTKVSTSATVSDSWGLSMIKANSAYTQGIYGEGVKVAVVDAYVDVSHPQLANRIAINTGEIPNNGIDDDGNGVVDDYYGASFVSVPSSTTIPSPHGSHVAGIIAADSNYGPVKGVAPRAKIIPAQFIANDGGGSLGDAILALQYAAKRGAKIINASWGGAPCVASLRNAFKVLESQGILVIVASGNDARDIDVYPEFPASFNLSNQITVAASDFTDFMTSWSNSGFKFVHVAAPGEQILSTVPGASSMYMDGTSMAAPFVSGTAALLWSAKPTATAQQIKAAIEQSVDVTSGHEFKVKTRGRINIQKALQVLGQLVP; this is encoded by the coding sequence ATGGATTCTGCTGCGTGTATGGGACAAGCCATTCAATCAAAATTCATCGTTCAGTGGGAAGACGGCCGATTCACTGTCGAATCAGGCAAAGACGCTGAATCATTTAAAAAAGAATTTATCGAACCAAAACTAAATGACATTCGCCAAGTGGAGTTTGACCGTCGCATTCAGGTTGAATCGACAAAGGTATCCACCTCAGCGACAGTCAGCGATTCCTGGGGTCTGAGTATGATCAAGGCGAACTCCGCTTATACTCAGGGAATTTACGGAGAAGGTGTTAAGGTTGCAGTTGTGGATGCCTATGTGGATGTCAGTCATCCCCAACTTGCAAACCGAATTGCCATCAATACTGGCGAGATCCCAAATAATGGGATTGATGATGACGGCAACGGTGTCGTGGATGACTACTACGGAGCGAGTTTCGTTTCTGTTCCCTCCTCTACAACAATTCCAAGTCCTCATGGGTCCCATGTAGCTGGAATCATTGCAGCAGATTCAAACTATGGTCCGGTAAAAGGCGTCGCCCCCCGTGCGAAAATCATCCCGGCGCAGTTTATCGCAAACGACGGTGGCGGCTCCTTGGGTGATGCCATTCTAGCTCTTCAATACGCAGCTAAGCGTGGTGCAAAAATCATCAATGCCAGCTGGGGTGGAGCGCCTTGCGTGGCTTCTCTTAGAAATGCATTCAAAGTTTTGGAAAGTCAGGGAATCTTGGTCATCGTTGCTTCAGGCAATGACGCCCGCGATATCGATGTGTATCCGGAGTTCCCGGCTTCATTCAATTTATCGAATCAGATCACAGTGGCAGCTTCTGACTTTACCGATTTCATGACGTCCTGGTCGAATAGTGGCTTTAAGTTCGTACACGTAGCTGCACCCGGAGAACAAATTTTAAGTACAGTTCCAGGGGCCTCTTCGATGTATATGGATGGCACAAGTATGGCTGCTCCATTTGTGTCGGGCACAGCGGCTCTGCTATGGAGCGCAAAACCCACAGCGACAGCGCAACAAATCAAAGCAGCTATAGAACAGTCAGTTGACGTTACTTCTGGGCACGAGTTTAAAGTAAAAACTCGAGGCCGAATCAATATTCAAAAGGCACTTCAAGTACTTGGACAGTTAGTGCCATAA
- a CDS encoding acyl-CoA carboxylase subunit beta encodes MSEVSTGIQAKLADLEKRNEAAMAGGGAARVAKHKQGGRLSARERLDVLLDPGSFVEMDRFVTHRCTNFGMDKNVVPGDGVITGYGRINGKLVYVSSQDFTVIGGSMSRTQANKICKVMDLSIKNGAPFISINDSGGARIQEGIESLGGYADIFTRNTMASGLVPQITAIMGPCAGGAVYSPSITDFVFMVKNTSYMFVTGPDVIKTVTHEEVTKEELGGATTHSAKSGVAHFAAEDDKHCLLLIRELMNFLPSNNLDDAPALPNTDRPDRLTEAIMNLIPDNPKKPYDMLSIITECVDEGYFLEIHKHFAANIIVGFARFNGRPVGIVANQPNNLAGCLNIEASRKAARFIRFCDAFNIPVVSFVDVPGFLPGKDQEWNGIITHGAKLLYAYAEATVPKITVITRKAYGGAYIVMGSKLLRSDVNLAYPSAEIAVMGAEGAVSIISREEINKAKDPAAEKARLTAQYEEKFSNPYVSAELGYTDEVIDPALTRKRIIDSLEMLKNKRDITPAKKHGNIPL; translated from the coding sequence ATGAGCGAAGTATCTACAGGTATTCAAGCTAAGCTTGCTGACCTTGAAAAAAGAAATGAAGCCGCGATGGCGGGTGGCGGAGCTGCTCGTGTTGCGAAACACAAACAAGGCGGCAGACTTTCTGCGCGCGAGCGTTTGGATGTTCTTTTGGATCCAGGCAGCTTCGTTGAGATGGATCGTTTCGTTACTCATCGTTGCACAAACTTCGGCATGGACAAGAACGTTGTTCCTGGCGACGGTGTGATTACTGGTTACGGTCGCATCAACGGCAAATTGGTTTATGTCTCTTCTCAAGATTTCACTGTTATCGGTGGATCTATGTCCCGCACTCAAGCAAACAAAATCTGCAAAGTGATGGACCTTTCAATCAAGAACGGCGCACCTTTCATTTCTATCAATGACTCGGGTGGAGCACGTATTCAAGAAGGTATCGAATCACTTGGTGGTTATGCTGATATCTTTACTCGCAACACGATGGCTTCTGGTTTGGTTCCACAAATCACAGCAATCATGGGGCCCTGCGCGGGTGGCGCGGTTTACTCCCCGTCTATCACTGACTTTGTCTTCATGGTTAAAAACACTTCGTACATGTTCGTAACAGGTCCTGATGTTATCAAGACTGTGACTCATGAAGAAGTAACTAAAGAAGAACTAGGTGGCGCAACGACTCACTCTGCGAAATCAGGTGTGGCGCACTTTGCGGCTGAAGACGATAAGCACTGCTTGTTGCTAATCCGCGAATTGATGAACTTCCTTCCATCAAACAACTTGGATGATGCCCCGGCGTTGCCAAACACAGATCGTCCGGACCGTTTGACTGAAGCGATCATGAACTTGATCCCAGACAACCCTAAGAAACCTTACGACATGCTTTCAATCATCACAGAGTGCGTGGACGAGGGTTACTTCCTAGAGATCCATAAACACTTTGCTGCAAACATCATCGTGGGCTTTGCTCGTTTCAACGGTCGCCCAGTTGGTATCGTGGCAAATCAACCAAACAATTTGGCTGGTTGCTTGAATATCGAGGCTTCTCGTAAAGCGGCTCGCTTTATCCGTTTCTGTGATGCTTTCAACATCCCTGTTGTTTCCTTCGTTGACGTTCCAGGCTTCTTGCCAGGTAAAGATCAAGAATGGAATGGTATCATCACTCACGGTGCTAAATTGTTGTATGCATACGCTGAAGCGACAGTGCCTAAAATCACTGTGATCACTCGTAAAGCTTACGGTGGTGCTTACATCGTAATGGGTTCTAAACTTTTAAGATCTGACGTGAACTTGGCTTACCCTTCTGCAGAAATCGCAGTGATGGGTGCTGAAGGTGCAGTAAGCATCATCAGCCGCGAAGAGATCAACAAAGCAAAAGATCCAGCAGCAGAAAAAGCTCGTTTGACAGCTCAGTACGAAGAGAAGTTCTCGAACCCGTACGTGTCTGCTGAACTTGGCTACACTGATGAAGTTATCGATCCAGCTCTTACTCGTAAGCGCATCATCGACTCTTTGGAAATGCTAAAAAATAAACGCGATATCACTCCGGCTAAAAAGCACGGAAATATCCCTCTGTAG
- the accC gene encoding acetyl-CoA carboxylase biotin carboxylase subunit, whose product MFKKILIANRGEIAIRITRACRELGIASVAVFSDADRDSLHVFLADEAYHIGPSPSKESYLNYRKILEVAKKAGADAVHPGYGFLSENTTFAKACEEAGITFIGPTVANIESMGDKISAKALMKKSGVPTVPGSDGGVETVEEATKIAEKIGLPVIIKATAGGGGKGMRIVRKMDEVESAFRACRSEGQNYFANPTVYMEKFINDPKHIEIQVFGDKHGNHVHLFERECSVQRRNQKIIEESPSPSVPHEVRLRMGEASVRAAKQINYVGAGTIEYIFDNTTKEFYFMEMNTRLQVEHPITEIVTGVDLVREQISVAAGKPLSFKQEDIKQKGHAIEARVCAEDPETYKPSPGVIRACRHPQGPFMRVDSYAYPGYNVPIYYDPMISKVITWGDTRNEAIDRMQRALSEFVLTGIKTNIVLHKTILDHPTFRDGTYTTQFIEKNFEVIEPVMFKQVDDPVFLIAAAIEAYNDRKSKDIRQLNVRSTWRSVGRKLQLRT is encoded by the coding sequence TTGTTTAAAAAAATCCTGATCGCAAATCGTGGGGAAATCGCAATTCGTATCACTCGCGCTTGCCGCGAGCTTGGTATCGCGTCAGTTGCCGTTTTCTCTGATGCCGATCGTGATAGCTTGCACGTTTTCTTGGCGGACGAGGCTTACCACATTGGGCCTTCTCCATCGAAAGAAAGCTATTTGAATTATAGAAAAATTTTGGAAGTGGCTAAGAAGGCTGGCGCAGATGCAGTCCACCCTGGCTACGGTTTCTTGTCTGAAAACACGACGTTTGCAAAAGCTTGTGAAGAGGCGGGAATCACTTTCATCGGACCAACAGTCGCCAACATCGAATCCATGGGAGACAAAATCTCTGCAAAAGCTTTGATGAAGAAGTCTGGTGTTCCAACTGTTCCGGGCTCTGATGGCGGTGTTGAAACTGTTGAAGAGGCTACGAAGATCGCTGAAAAAATCGGTCTTCCGGTTATCATCAAAGCCACTGCCGGTGGTGGTGGTAAAGGGATGCGTATCGTTCGTAAGATGGATGAAGTGGAAAGTGCGTTCCGTGCTTGCCGCTCTGAAGGTCAGAACTATTTCGCAAACCCAACTGTTTACATGGAAAAGTTCATCAACGATCCGAAACACATCGAGATCCAAGTATTCGGTGATAAACACGGTAACCACGTTCATTTGTTTGAGCGCGAGTGCTCTGTTCAGCGCCGTAATCAAAAGATCATCGAGGAATCCCCATCCCCTTCTGTTCCTCACGAAGTGCGTTTGCGCATGGGTGAGGCTTCTGTTCGCGCAGCGAAACAGATTAACTACGTAGGCGCTGGTACGATCGAATACATCTTTGATAATACGACTAAAGAGTTCTATTTCATGGAAATGAACACACGTCTTCAAGTTGAACATCCAATCACAGAAATCGTGACTGGTGTGGACTTGGTTCGTGAGCAGATCAGCGTAGCTGCTGGCAAGCCTTTGAGCTTTAAGCAAGAAGACATCAAGCAAAAAGGCCACGCTATTGAAGCCCGCGTGTGTGCAGAAGATCCTGAAACGTACAAACCAAGCCCTGGTGTGATTCGCGCTTGCCGCCATCCACAAGGTCCGTTCATGCGTGTGGATTCTTATGCTTATCCTGGCTACAACGTGCCTATTTACTACGATCCGATGATTTCCAAGGTGATCACTTGGGGTGACACTCGTAATGAAGCCATCGATCGTATGCAACGTGCTTTGTCCGAGTTCGTACTAACGGGTATTAAAACAAATATCGTTCTTCACAAAACGATCTTGGATCACCCGACGTTCCGTGATGGCACTTACACGACACAATTTATCGAGAAAAACTTCGAAGTTATCGAACCGGTTATGTTCAAGCAAGTTGACGACCCCGTGTTCTTGATCGCAGCGGCTATTGAGGCCTACAACGATCGTAAATCGAAGGATATCCGCCAGCTTAACGTTCGCTCCACTTGGAGAAGCGTTGGCCGTAAACTTCAGTTAAGGACGTAA
- a CDS encoding acetyl-CoA carboxylase biotin carboxyl carrier protein subunit, which translates to MYFEAELRGIKYKVDVTEGRHTWKVSLQQDGKEWVHHEISKNDYKHAEEYISFLFQGKSYLIDVVGSDTEYTVFTRNSFRSIKIFNDEMLLHESLKKGGGFGGDMELKAGMPGKIIEIFAKEGDVVKANKPLLIMEAMKMENEMRAARDVKIKEIKVKQGDSVESGAVLIKFEEP; encoded by the coding sequence ATGTATTTCGAAGCAGAACTTAGAGGAATCAAATACAAGGTGGATGTGACGGAAGGCCGTCACACTTGGAAAGTTTCTTTGCAACAAGATGGCAAAGAGTGGGTTCACCACGAAATCTCCAAGAACGACTATAAGCACGCTGAAGAGTACATCAGCTTCCTTTTCCAAGGGAAATCGTACCTGATCGACGTTGTGGGTTCAGACACGGAATACACGGTGTTTACACGTAACTCCTTCCGTTCGATTAAGATCTTCAATGATGAAATGCTATTGCATGAATCTTTGAAAAAAGGCGGCGGTTTCGGTGGCGATATGGAGCTTAAAGCTGGTATGCCAGGAAAAATCATCGAGATCTTTGCAAAAGAAGGCGACGTCGTGAAAGCGAACAAGCCACTTTTGATCATGGAAGCGATGAAAATGGAAAACGAAATGCGCGCTGCTCGTGATGTAAAAATCAAAGAGATCAAAGTTAAACAGGGTGATTCAGTTGAATCTGGCGCTGTTTTGATCAAGTTCGAAGAGCCTTAA
- the tatC gene encoding twin-arginine translocase subunit TatC: MARTEELNEKAQSLYEHLAELRFRLVRCVWILLIATGVCYYFSEPVFDFIRGPIAPYLPDGGLIYTGPLDKFMAHIKISFVLGIMISCPFWLYQVWKFVAPGLYQNEKKYSVGFIVAGSGLFVAGMAFSYFIVLPMAFHFLMNYGGSTDKAMISIDQYLSFFTQMCLMFGVSFELPLVISILGMMGIVSSKFLKEKRRYAIMGLAVAAAIITPPDLMSMVMMLIPMVLLYEAGVLMVSIFERKRTAEYRQNQRE; the protein is encoded by the coding sequence ATGGCAAGAACTGAAGAGCTGAACGAAAAGGCCCAATCCCTTTACGAACATTTGGCAGAACTGCGCTTTCGCTTGGTTCGCTGTGTATGGATTCTGTTGATCGCAACAGGTGTTTGCTACTATTTCAGCGAACCTGTTTTTGATTTCATCCGTGGTCCGATTGCGCCCTACCTTCCTGATGGTGGTTTGATCTACACAGGTCCTCTGGATAAATTCATGGCTCACATCAAAATCTCCTTTGTGTTGGGTATCATGATCTCCTGCCCATTCTGGTTGTACCAGGTGTGGAAGTTTGTAGCTCCGGGACTTTATCAGAACGAAAAGAAGTACTCCGTCGGTTTTATCGTTGCGGGTTCAGGTCTTTTCGTGGCGGGAATGGCGTTTTCATACTTTATCGTTTTGCCGATGGCCTTCCACTTTCTGATGAACTACGGTGGCAGCACAGATAAAGCGATGATTTCAATCGATCAGTATCTAAGCTTCTTTACGCAAATGTGTTTGATGTTTGGTGTGTCGTTTGAGTTGCCCTTGGTGATTTCAATTCTGGGAATGATGGGGATTGTAAGTTCCAAGTTTCTTAAAGAAAAGCGTCGTTATGCGATCATGGGGCTTGCCGTTGCGGCAGCAATTATCACTCCGCCGGACTTGATGAGCATGGTGATGATGCTGATCCCAATGGTTCTGCTATATGAAGCAGGCGTTTTGATGGTTAGTATCTTCGAGAGAAAGCGTACGGCTGAATACCGCCAAAACCAACGCGAATAG
- a CDS encoding Sec-independent protein translocase subunit TatA/TatB: protein MFGLGMSELIFLGALALIVIGPKELPQLARTLGRFLNELKRTTGDLTDELKAQAKFDPIDLFDAPKKAPPQNPPAEPSVEVKSEVAEEGDWSSPDHVPHGGVADAKEPQQMELKDLSKKSDDDQGSKG from the coding sequence ATGTTTGGCTTAGGCATGTCAGAACTTATATTCCTTGGTGCTTTGGCGCTGATCGTGATCGGTCCCAAAGAACTTCCGCAGTTGGCGCGCACACTGGGCCGCTTTCTTAATGAACTTAAACGTACAACAGGTGATTTGACGGATGAACTGAAGGCACAAGCCAAGTTTGATCCGATTGATTTGTTTGACGCTCCCAAAAAAGCTCCACCACAGAATCCACCTGCCGAACCTTCGGTTGAAGTGAAGTCTGAAGTTGCTGAAGAGGGCGATTGGTCTTCTCCAGATCATGTGCCCCATGGTGGAGTCGCTGATGCCAAAGAACCGCAACAAATGGAACTGAAGGATCTTTCTAAAAAGTCTGACGACGATCAAGGAAGCAAGGGCTAA
- a CDS encoding lytic transglycosylase domain-containing protein, protein MIKINMTSKLKMKKCKSSGRCVATFAVLTGLAAYYYTAPAVDTNTVVGDITAKIEQVKDSVLSPKPTLDMNAQIEAIVAESELEESQQAVNNAVESDEPEHIPESAVVENRENILNDYQDLIAEDFHIPENMRNRVGFWFDIYTQHNSHKRLIHHTDYPWIVFEVVDVTSIIESDTPKFRWMRNQKADVLVKQQVEKTKTALKSLSKRKTFDNLTEDETRVMNALSHLDGEVQKKAKFALDNVRVQMGQRNFFQEGLEVSPKYLPGMEEIFENYNLPVELTRLPFVESSFNKHAKSKVGASGIWQFMGNTGKKFMVVTDHIDERTSPFKASVAAAQLLKENHMILKRSWPLAITAWNHGPPGMRKAMAKTKTQDLGEIVDKYRSRTFDFASSNFYSEFLGALFAERYHKEIYEDVNYAKQLNLHTVKLSRSINAKDLMKRSKLSEDDFMLFNPDLKKAVRVNAQVPSGFMIMLDDDSRDHLKNIVASATLGKKKKVSKPTTAQNEVTLSEPVANEL, encoded by the coding sequence ATGATTAAGATTAATATGACTTCCAAATTAAAGATGAAGAAGTGCAAAAGCTCCGGCCGTTGTGTCGCTACTTTCGCAGTTCTTACTGGTTTGGCTGCCTATTACTACACAGCTCCAGCTGTGGATACCAACACTGTAGTTGGTGATATCACTGCGAAAATAGAGCAAGTTAAAGACTCCGTTCTTTCCCCAAAACCTACTCTGGACATGAACGCACAAATTGAAGCTATTGTTGCAGAAAGCGAACTTGAAGAATCCCAGCAAGCTGTGAATAACGCTGTGGAAAGCGACGAACCAGAACATATTCCTGAATCAGCTGTGGTGGAAAACCGCGAAAACATTCTGAATGACTATCAAGATCTAATCGCTGAGGACTTCCACATCCCGGAAAACATGCGTAATCGCGTGGGTTTTTGGTTTGATATCTATACTCAACACAACTCCCACAAACGCCTTATCCATCACACTGATTATCCGTGGATTGTATTTGAAGTCGTGGATGTGACTTCCATTATTGAATCAGACACTCCAAAGTTTCGCTGGATGAGAAATCAAAAGGCAGATGTGCTTGTAAAACAGCAGGTTGAAAAAACCAAAACTGCTCTTAAATCTCTTTCAAAAAGAAAGACCTTCGACAACCTGACTGAAGATGAAACGCGTGTGATGAATGCGTTGTCGCATTTGGACGGTGAAGTTCAAAAGAAAGCCAAGTTTGCTTTGGACAACGTGCGTGTGCAAATGGGACAAAGAAACTTCTTCCAAGAAGGCTTGGAAGTAAGTCCTAAGTACCTTCCAGGTATGGAAGAAATCTTTGAGAACTACAATCTTCCAGTAGAGCTGACTCGCCTTCCATTCGTGGAAAGCAGCTTCAATAAACACGCAAAATCCAAAGTGGGTGCATCAGGAATCTGGCAATTTATGGGTAACACCGGCAAGAAGTTCATGGTGGTCACTGACCATATCGACGAAAGGACTTCTCCGTTCAAGGCTTCCGTTGCGGCAGCCCAACTGCTTAAAGAAAATCATATGATCCTAAAACGCTCTTGGCCTTTGGCAATCACCGCGTGGAACCACGGTCCTCCGGGCATGCGCAAAGCCATGGCTAAAACGAAAACTCAGGATTTGGGCGAGATCGTAGACAAGTATCGCAGCAGAACATTTGATTTTGCCTCTTCAAACTTCTATTCAGAATTCCTGGGCGCTTTGTTTGCGGAAAGATACCATAAAGAGATTTATGAAGACGTAAACTACGCCAAACAATTGAACCTGCACACTGTGAAGCTTTCCAGAAGCATTAACGCGAAAGATCTTATGAAGCGCAGCAAGCTTTCAGAGGATGACTTCATGCTTTTCAATCCGGATTTGAAAAAAGCGGTGCGAGTAAACGCACAAGTTCCATCTGGCTTCATGATTATGCTGGATGATGATTCCCGCGATCATTTGAAGAACATCGTAGCCAGCGCCACTCTGGGCAAGAAAAAGAAAGTTTCCAAACCGACGACCGCTCAAAATGAAGTTACTTTGAGCGAGCCGGTTGCTAACGAACTTTAA